One Methanosphaera cuniculi DNA window includes the following coding sequences:
- a CDS encoding TM2 domain-containing protein encodes MKCPVCEHENDPIATRCSVCGEELQKDEANTTTDEVLVVQSSKDNQQDNIEYTPTPQDNHDSQFDKQQYVQQHPQQIQQQQQEYFGEPPINQQQQGYQQQGYNQGYQQQGYQQQGYNQGYQQPGYNPNQRPIHKKSKVIAFILAFLIAGAGYCYLNEWGKGVMIFLICLVCGVFGIFTLFISTIIGLIIWIYTLIDVFGEVDKYNRGEIY; translated from the coding sequence ATGAAATGTCCAGTTTGTGAACATGAAAATGATCCCATAGCTACCCGGTGTAGTGTATGTGGAGAAGAGCTTCAAAAAGATGAAGCAAATACAACTACTGATGAAGTACTTGTAGTACAATCATCAAAAGATAATCAACAAGATAATATAGAATATACACCAACACCACAAGATAATCACGACTCACAATTTGATAAACAACAATATGTACAACAACACCCACAACAAATACAACAACAGCAACAAGAATACTTTGGAGAACCACCAATTAATCAACAACAACAAGGATATCAACAACAAGGTTATAATCAGGGATACCAACAACAAGGATATCAACAACAAGGTTATAATCAAGGATATCAACAACCAGGATATAATCCTAATCAAAGACCAATTCATAAAAAAAGTAAAGTAATAGCATTTATTCTAGCATTTCTTATTGCAGGTGCAGGTTATTGTTACTTAAATGAATGGGGAAAAGGAGTAATGATATTTTTAATATGTCTAGTTTGTGGAGTTTTTGGAATATTTACTCTTTTTATTTCAACAATTATAGGATTAATTATATGGATTTACACATTAATTGATGTATTTGGAGAAGTAGACAAATATAATCGTGGAGAAATATACTAA